The Mammaliicoccus sciuri genome window below encodes:
- a CDS encoding IS110 family RNA-guided transposase, protein MKLKLLKFNNLGVIFIEYFGIDVGKGKSFIAHYSNNEFVKEFEITHDNNGFESLNKYIKDFAGVYFLFEATGIYSKVLEKFCTVNNISFCVINPLEAKLLTNSLRNWKTDKSDAHKLAVLAKNINKKPSRNLMEEKYVKLRELTRYYEEINNQQNYLKNQLIQLLDMTFPELQNLFKDRYSKLALQVASKFPHPDFVDSNEIEELKNTINSCTEKNLSEKKKAQYAKKLVEFSMVSYPSVSKDSFLTDKLIYVIEDLLNLMKRHASIKQRLLVLAEEFEEFKIIKSIPGIGDLTAIMIIGELGDIKSFDSHKQLNAYVGIDIKRYQSGKTHFKDKINKRGNKHARSLFYLIIKNFLLGQRLFKNHIIDYYYKLKKQPNGKGHKTASIACVNKLLKTIHYLVINNKEYDYHLSPH, encoded by the coding sequence GTGAAGTTAAAGCTTCTTAAATTTAATAACTTAGGAGTGATTTTTATCGAATATTTTGGTATAGATGTTGGAAAAGGAAAGAGTTTTATTGCACATTATTCAAACAATGAATTTGTTAAAGAATTTGAAATTACCCACGATAATAATGGTTTTGAGTCACTAAACAAATATATAAAGGATTTCGCAGGAGTATATTTTTTATTTGAAGCTACTGGTATATATTCAAAAGTGTTAGAGAAATTCTGTACAGTTAACAACATTTCATTTTGTGTAATTAATCCTCTTGAGGCAAAATTACTAACTAATTCTTTAAGAAATTGGAAAACAGATAAATCTGATGCACATAAACTTGCCGTTTTAGCTAAAAATATAAATAAAAAACCTTCTAGAAATTTAATGGAAGAAAAATACGTAAAACTGAGAGAACTGACAAGATACTATGAAGAAATTAACAATCAACAAAATTACTTAAAAAACCAATTGATTCAGTTACTAGATATGACTTTTCCAGAATTACAAAACCTATTTAAGGATAGATATTCAAAATTGGCTTTACAAGTAGCTAGTAAGTTCCCACATCCTGACTTTGTTGATTCTAATGAAATTGAAGAACTAAAAAATACAATTAATAGTTGTACAGAAAAAAATCTATCAGAGAAAAAGAAAGCACAATATGCAAAAAAACTCGTAGAGTTCTCTATGGTCAGTTATCCTTCTGTTTCTAAAGATTCATTTTTAACAGATAAATTAATTTATGTGATTGAAGATTTATTAAATCTAATGAAACGGCATGCTTCTATAAAACAAAGGTTATTAGTGTTAGCTGAGGAATTCGAAGAATTTAAAATAATTAAATCTATTCCTGGCATTGGTGATTTAACAGCCATAATGATTATTGGCGAATTAGGTGACATCAAATCCTTTGATTCTCATAAACAATTGAATGCATATGTAGGCATTGATATAAAAAGATATCAGTCTGGTAAAACGCATTTTAAAGATAAAATTAACAAACGTGGAAACAAACATGCTAGATCATTATTTTACTTAATCATTAAAAATTTCCTGTTGGGTCAAAGGTTATTTAAAAATCATATTATCGACTATTATTACAAATTAAAAAAGCAGCCTAATGGCAAAGGCCACAAGACTGCTTCAATAGCTTGCGTTAACAAGCTACTTAAAACCATTCATTATCTAGTTATAAATAATAAAGAATATGATTATCACTTGTCTCCACACTGA
- the glmS gene encoding glutamine--fructose-6-phosphate transaminase (isomerizing) gives MCGIVGYIGTANAKELLLRGLEKLEYRGYDSAGIAVRNEEEIKVFKEKGRISELRKAASDDFDGNIGIGHTRWATHGVPNYENSHPHQSTSGRFTLVHNGVIENYEQLKNEFLSGITFKSDTDTEVIVELIEHFSNEGLTTEDAFNKVLSLLHGSYALGLLDEQDADTIYVAKNKSPLLVGIGDGFNVIASDAIAMLAVTDTYKELVDNEIVIVKRDEVIIKDQEGNVIERDSYKAEIDASDVEKGTYDHYMLKEIHEQPGVMRNIIQNYQDEEGNLKIDKEIIEDVAQADRIYIVACGTSYHAGLVGKEYIEKWAGVPTEVHVASEFVYNMPLLSEKPLFIFISQSGETADSRAVLVEAKRLGHKALTITNVPGSTLSREADHTLILHAGPEIAVASTKAYTAQIAVLAILSQVVANAHNKNTGVDIIPELAKVTTAITAIVDDAPKMEQIAKDFLETTRNAFFIGRTMDYYVGLEGALKLKEISYIQAEGFAGGELKHGTIALIEEGTPIIALATQEKVNLSIRGNVKEVVARGANPCIISMEGLEHDHDTYVIPHVHEMLSPLVSVITLQLISYYAALHRGCDVDKPRNLAKSVTVE, from the coding sequence ATGTGTGGAATAGTAGGATATATAGGTACAGCAAATGCGAAAGAATTATTACTTAGAGGATTAGAAAAATTAGAATATAGAGGTTATGATTCTGCTGGTATTGCTGTAAGAAATGAAGAAGAAATTAAAGTATTTAAAGAAAAAGGAAGAATTTCTGAATTACGTAAAGCAGCTTCTGATGACTTTGATGGGAATATTGGTATCGGACATACACGTTGGGCAACTCACGGTGTGCCAAACTATGAGAACTCTCACCCTCATCAATCAACATCAGGTCGTTTCACATTAGTACACAACGGTGTTATTGAAAACTATGAACAACTTAAAAATGAATTTTTATCAGGTATCACTTTTAAATCAGATACTGATACTGAAGTTATTGTTGAATTAATTGAACACTTCTCAAACGAAGGTTTAACTACAGAAGATGCTTTCAATAAAGTATTATCATTATTACACGGTTCATATGCATTAGGTTTATTAGATGAACAAGATGCTGACACAATTTATGTAGCTAAAAACAAATCACCATTATTAGTGGGTATCGGTGATGGATTTAACGTAATTGCTTCAGATGCAATTGCTATGTTAGCTGTAACAGATACTTATAAAGAATTAGTCGACAATGAAATTGTTATCGTAAAACGCGATGAAGTAATCATCAAAGACCAAGAAGGAAACGTAATCGAAAGAGATAGCTATAAAGCTGAAATCGATGCTTCAGACGTTGAAAAAGGTACTTACGATCACTACATGTTAAAAGAAATTCACGAACAACCAGGTGTTATGCGTAACATTATTCAAAACTACCAAGATGAAGAGGGTAACCTTAAAATCGATAAAGAAATTATTGAAGATGTTGCACAAGCAGATAGAATTTATATCGTTGCATGTGGTACAAGTTACCATGCTGGTTTAGTAGGTAAAGAATATATTGAAAAATGGGCAGGCGTTCCTACTGAAGTACATGTAGCTTCAGAGTTCGTTTACAACATGCCTTTATTATCTGAAAAACCATTATTCATCTTTATTTCACAATCAGGTGAAACAGCAGATAGCCGTGCAGTATTAGTAGAAGCTAAACGTTTAGGTCACAAAGCATTAACAATTACAAATGTACCAGGATCAACTTTATCTCGTGAAGCGGATCATACATTAATTTTACACGCTGGACCTGAAATCGCTGTTGCATCAACTAAAGCATACACAGCACAAATCGCAGTATTAGCAATTCTTTCTCAAGTAGTTGCGAATGCACATAACAAAAATACTGGCGTAGATATTATTCCTGAATTAGCGAAAGTAACAACTGCAATCACTGCAATTGTTGACGATGCGCCTAAAATGGAACAAATCGCTAAAGATTTCTTAGAAACAACACGTAATGCATTCTTTATTGGACGTACAATGGATTACTACGTAGGACTTGAAGGTGCATTGAAACTTAAAGAAATTTCATATATCCAAGCAGAAGGATTTGCTGGAGGAGAATTAAAACACGGTACAATTGCATTAATTGAAGAAGGTACACCAATCATTGCATTAGCTACACAAGAAAAAGTTAACTTATCAATTCGTGGTAACGTTAAAGAAGTTGTAGCACGTGGTGCTAATCCATGTATTATTTCTATGGAAGGTTTAGAACACGATCATGATACGTATGTAATACCACACGTTCATGAAATGTTATCACCACTTGTATCAGTAATCACATTACAATTAATCTCTTACTACGCTGCATTACACAGAGGTTGTGACGTAGATAAACCACGTAACTTAGCTAAATCAGTTACAGTTGAATAG
- a CDS encoding CdaR family protein, with translation MLESKWGLRFVALILALLMFLSVNNVFGSLFSENALKNSDHVIEDVPVDTIYNTKELYLSGAPKTVDVKVSGPQSTILQAEKLLNFKVELDLKNKSVGQYKENFKIKGLSDELKATVVPKSANVTLQDKVSKKYPIEAEINQNRIASGYELVGETVNPSQVTITGGQEELNKIAYVKATLDETKQLTDDTTEKAGISVLDSNLNKLDVQIRPDTVNVNIKVARSSKTVTLNPVTKGSASKSINIDDITLDKAEVKIYGSRNVLDGIESIDVPVDISNIDGDTTKKVSISLPDGVDEAEFKDVEAKIETSKN, from the coding sequence ATGCTAGAATCTAAATGGGGTTTACGATTTGTAGCTTTAATTTTAGCGCTACTCATGTTCTTATCTGTGAATAATGTGTTCGGTAGTTTGTTTTCAGAAAATGCTTTAAAAAATTCAGATCATGTAATAGAAGATGTTCCAGTAGATACAATCTATAATACGAAAGAATTATATTTATCAGGAGCACCTAAAACAGTAGATGTAAAAGTTTCTGGTCCACAATCTACAATATTACAAGCTGAAAAATTATTGAATTTTAAAGTAGAATTGGATTTGAAAAACAAATCAGTAGGACAATATAAAGAAAACTTTAAAATTAAAGGACTTAGTGATGAACTTAAAGCGACAGTTGTGCCTAAAAGCGCAAATGTAACGTTACAAGACAAAGTTTCTAAAAAATATCCAATTGAAGCTGAGATAAACCAAAACAGAATTGCTTCTGGATATGAGCTAGTAGGAGAAACTGTTAATCCATCACAAGTAACGATTACAGGTGGACAAGAAGAACTTAATAAAATTGCTTATGTTAAAGCTACTTTAGATGAAACAAAGCAATTAACTGATGATACGACTGAAAAAGCGGGTATTAGTGTACTTGATAGTAATTTAAATAAACTTGACGTACAGATTAGACCAGATACTGTTAACGTAAATATTAAAGTTGCAAGATCTAGTAAAACTGTGACATTAAATCCTGTTACAAAAGGTAGTGCATCTAAAAGTATAAATATTGATGATATTACTTTAGATAAAGCCGAAGTTAAAATATATGGTTCGAGAAACGTTCTTGATGGTATAGAATCAATAGATGTACCTGTCGATATTTCAAATATTGACGGTGATACAACTAAAAAAGTAAGTATTAGCTTGCCTGATGGTGTGGACGAAGCAGAATTCAAAGATGTTGAAGCAAAAATAGAAACTTCTAAAAACTAA
- the glmM gene encoding phosphoglucosamine mutase, translating into MGKYFGTDGVRGVANSELTPEIAFRLGRFGGYVLSKKHGSENPKVLVGRDTRVSGEMLEAALIAGLSSIGAEVMRLGVISTPGVAYLTRKVDADLGVMISASHNPVADNGIKFFGPDGFKLTDDEELEIEKLLDSTEDNLPRPTGNQLNHISDYFEGAQKYISYIKSTVDGDLDGLKIVLDGAHGATYSLAPYLFGDLEATSETIGCKPDGYNINLNVGSTHPEELAKAVIEHGADLGLAFDGDGDRIIAVDDKGQIVDGDQIMYVLAEDMAQNGELKDNMVVSTVMSNLGFYKALEEKGIKSNKTKVGDRYVVEEMRRGSYSLGGEQSGHIVMMDYNTTGDGLLTGAHLASIVKRSGKSLSDLTSNMKKYPQKLVNVRVSDKYGVEENAKVSEIMTKVEVEMNGEGRILVRPSGTEPLVRVMVEAKTEEDAERFVNSIAEVVEQEMGIE; encoded by the coding sequence ATGGGCAAATATTTTGGTACAGATGGTGTTAGAGGTGTAGCAAATTCTGAATTAACACCAGAAATCGCATTTAGATTAGGTAGATTTGGCGGCTATGTATTATCGAAGAAACATGGTAGTGAAAACCCTAAAGTATTAGTAGGTAGAGATACGCGTGTTTCTGGGGAAATGTTAGAAGCAGCTCTAATCGCAGGTCTTTCATCAATTGGTGCAGAAGTCATGAGATTAGGTGTTATTTCAACACCAGGTGTAGCTTATTTAACGAGAAAAGTGGATGCAGATTTAGGTGTTATGATTAGTGCGTCACACAATCCAGTAGCAGATAATGGTATTAAATTCTTTGGTCCAGATGGTTTCAAATTAACGGATGATGAAGAATTAGAAATTGAAAAGTTATTAGATTCTACAGAAGACAATTTACCAAGACCAACAGGTAACCAATTAAATCATATTTCGGATTACTTTGAAGGTGCTCAAAAATATATAAGCTATATTAAATCAACTGTTGACGGAGATTTAGATGGATTGAAAATTGTCCTAGATGGTGCACATGGTGCTACTTATTCTCTTGCGCCATATTTATTCGGTGATTTAGAAGCAACGAGCGAAACAATCGGTTGTAAGCCAGATGGTTATAATATTAACTTAAATGTTGGGTCTACACACCCAGAAGAATTAGCAAAAGCTGTTATTGAACATGGTGCAGATCTTGGTTTAGCTTTTGATGGTGATGGGGATAGAATCATTGCTGTAGATGATAAAGGACAAATCGTTGACGGTGACCAAATCATGTATGTGTTAGCTGAAGATATGGCACAAAATGGCGAATTAAAAGATAATATGGTCGTTTCAACAGTAATGAGTAATTTAGGTTTCTATAAAGCACTAGAAGAAAAAGGTATTAAATCTAACAAAACTAAAGTTGGAGATAGATATGTTGTAGAAGAAATGCGTCGTGGTTCTTACAGTCTTGGTGGAGAACAATCAGGTCATATCGTTATGATGGATTATAATACGACTGGTGATGGTTTACTGACTGGTGCGCATCTTGCAAGTATCGTTAAAAGATCAGGTAAAAGTTTAAGTGATTTAACAAGCAATATGAAAAAATATCCACAAAAATTAGTAAACGTAAGAGTTTCTGACAAATATGGTGTTGAAGAAAATGCTAAAGTTTCTGAAATTATGACTAAAGTTGAAGTTGAAATGAATGGCGAAGGTCGTATATTAGTAAGACCATCAGGTACTGAACCACTTGTTCGTGTAATGGTTGAAGCTAAAACAGAAGAAGATGCTGAAAGATTTGTTAACAGCATTGCAGAAGTAGTAGAACAAGAAATGGGAATTGAATAA
- the rocF gene encoding arginase encodes MKKSIGIIGAPTAFGQRKLGVNFGPDALRYAGLIERIENIGHHVIDKGNVESPKIDMKKYKSEQEGLRNLDEVISFSNNLYESVNETMNNGNFPLILGGDHSLSIGSIAGISKHYNNLGVIWYDAHGDLNTLDSSPSGNIHGMPLRVLLGEGNEELMNIGGYKNKVKPENIVLIGMRDLDDGEKEYIKKSGIRTYTMADIDKLGMNQVISETIDYLKDKTDGVHLSLDVDALDPVETPGTGTTVPGGATYRESHLAMELLHESNLIVSADLVEVNPLIDEYNKTAHQAIGLMGSFFGEKLL; translated from the coding sequence ATGAAAAAGAGCATTGGAATAATCGGTGCACCAACTGCTTTTGGTCAAAGAAAATTAGGCGTTAATTTCGGACCAGATGCTTTGAGATATGCTGGTTTGATTGAGAGAATAGAAAATATAGGTCATCATGTCATAGATAAGGGTAATGTAGAATCACCTAAGATAGATATGAAAAAATATAAAAGCGAACAAGAAGGTTTAAGAAATTTAGATGAAGTGATTTCATTTTCAAATAACCTATATGAATCCGTAAATGAAACGATGAATAATGGTAACTTTCCTTTAATTTTAGGTGGAGATCATTCATTATCAATTGGATCAATCGCTGGTATCAGTAAACATTATAATAATCTCGGTGTTATTTGGTATGATGCACATGGAGATTTAAATACATTAGATTCTTCACCAAGTGGGAATATTCATGGAATGCCATTAAGAGTTTTATTAGGTGAAGGTAATGAAGAATTAATGAATATCGGTGGATATAAGAATAAAGTAAAACCTGAAAATATCGTTCTAATTGGAATGAGAGATTTAGATGATGGTGAAAAGGAATATATTAAAAAGTCAGGTATACGTACATATACAATGGCAGATATAGATAAACTTGGCATGAATCAAGTTATATCTGAAACGATAGATTACTTAAAGGATAAAACAGACGGTGTACATCTTTCATTGGATGTTGATGCATTAGATCCAGTCGAAACACCTGGTACGGGTACAACTGTACCAGGAGGCGCAACATATAGAGAAAGCCATTTAGCTATGGAGTTACTCCATGAGTCAAATTTAATCGTATCTGCTGATTTAGTCGAAGTAAATCCTCTAATCGATGAATATAATAAAACGGCTCACCAAGCAATTGGGTTAATGGGCTCATTCTTTGGAGAGAAATTATTATAA
- a CDS encoding MDR family MFS transporter gives MNVQDISKGQRNLVVAVMLVSAFVAILNQTLLNTAIPEIMVHLKIDANQGQWLMTGFMLVNGVMIPATAFLMDKFNTRPLYLMAMLSFTIGTLVAALSPNFGILMVARVLQAMGAGVMMPLMQFVLFNLFPKEKRGFAMGMAGLVISFAPALGPTLSGYLVDNFSWRSPFYTIIPFAVVALAFGAKYLTNISKPKDVHLDVPSIILSTVGFGSLLYGFSSAGSLGFTSPIVIVALIVGIVTLVIFVLRQLKLETPLLNIRVFKYKTFTLTTIIGIFSMVSLIGPSLLMPMYMQDARGYSALISGLLLLPGAIITGVMSLVTGRLFDKYGAKWLAIIGFTIITITTFMLAFLNDSTSLLYLIVVYSIRMFGVSMIMMPVNTAGLNAIPNEVLSHGTAMMNTLRTIAGSIGTGILVTIMSIGAKNFEPSKTQLEHANAGNTAKILQSEAMIHGINIAFLVLTVIVFFGVVLSIFIKTENKHRNTRIPNHSK, from the coding sequence ATGAATGTTCAGGACATTTCAAAAGGTCAAAGAAATTTAGTAGTAGCTGTAATGTTAGTAAGTGCCTTTGTGGCGATTTTAAACCAAACTTTATTAAATACAGCAATACCTGAAATCATGGTACATTTAAAAATCGATGCCAACCAAGGTCAATGGTTAATGACAGGATTTATGTTAGTCAACGGTGTTATGATACCGGCTACAGCATTTTTAATGGATAAATTTAATACAAGACCACTTTATTTAATGGCGATGTTATCATTTACAATCGGTACGTTAGTTGCCGCTTTATCGCCAAACTTCGGAATATTAATGGTAGCAAGAGTACTTCAAGCAATGGGGGCAGGTGTTATGATGCCCCTTATGCAATTTGTACTCTTTAATTTATTCCCTAAAGAAAAACGTGGTTTTGCAATGGGTATGGCGGGTCTCGTTATCTCATTCGCCCCAGCATTAGGTCCAACATTATCTGGTTATCTCGTTGATAACTTTAGTTGGAGAAGTCCATTCTACACAATCATTCCATTCGCGGTTGTAGCATTAGCTTTTGGTGCGAAATACTTAACGAATATTTCTAAACCAAAAGATGTTCACTTAGATGTACCATCTATTATTCTATCTACAGTAGGCTTTGGATCTTTATTATATGGATTCAGTAGTGCAGGATCACTAGGATTCACATCACCAATTGTTATCGTTGCATTAATTGTAGGTATCGTAACGTTAGTAATCTTCGTATTAAGACAGTTAAAATTAGAAACCCCATTATTGAATATTAGAGTATTCAAATATAAAACATTTACTTTAACAACAATCATAGGTATTTTCTCAATGGTATCTTTAATCGGTCCATCTTTATTAATGCCAATGTATATGCAAGATGCAAGAGGATATTCAGCATTAATCTCTGGTTTACTATTATTACCAGGTGCAATCATTACAGGTGTTATGTCACTTGTAACAGGTCGTTTGTTCGACAAATATGGTGCAAAATGGTTGGCAATCATCGGATTTACAATCATTACAATCACAACATTCATGCTTGCATTCTTAAATGATAGTACATCACTATTGTATTTAATTGTTGTTTATTCCATTAGAATGTTTGGTGTCTCTATGATTATGATGCCTGTTAATACAGCAGGATTAAATGCGATTCCAAACGAAGTATTATCTCATGGTACAGCGATGATGAATACATTAAGAACAATTGCTGGTTCAATTGGTACTGGTATATTAGTAACAATTATGTCGATTGGTGCTAAGAACTTTGAACCTTCAAAGACACAATTAGAACATGCCAATGCAGGTAATACTGCGAAGATATTACAATCTGAAGCAATGATTCACGGTATTAATATTGCTTTCTTAGTATTAACTGTTATTGTATTTTTTGGAGTTGTATTATCGATATTTATTAAAACTGAAAATAAACACCGCAACACAAGAATACCTAATCATTCAAAATAA
- a CDS encoding metal-sensing transcriptional repressor → MSEYLHEHTVTPRTKEEKDKVINRLKRIDGQVRGIQSMVEEDRYCVDILVQISAIQSALKNVGLAVTERHIKHCVTDDIQNGEGEETIDELMSVLKQFSK, encoded by the coding sequence ATGAGTGAATATTTACATGAACATACTGTAACACCTAGAACGAAAGAGGAAAAAGATAAAGTAATCAATAGACTTAAACGTATTGATGGTCAAGTGCGTGGTATTCAAAGTATGGTTGAGGAAGATAGATATTGTGTGGATATATTAGTTCAAATTAGTGCGATACAGTCTGCTTTAAAAAATGTTGGACTTGCGGTAACGGAAAGACATATTAAGCATTGTGTGACGGACGATATTCAAAATGGTGAAGGTGAAGAAACGATTGATGAATTAATGAGTGTACTTAAACAATTTTCTAAGTAA
- the cdaA gene encoding diadenylate cyclase CdaA, which produces MQLPDIFGELSALKVITGILDLIIVWYVLYLIITVVKGTKAIQLLKGIFFIIIGRTVSNFLNLTTTTLLFDFVLQWGFLAIIVIFQPEFRRALEQLGRGSLFKRVNVATSAEQERLTDSVDKAVQYMAKRRIGALIVFEKETGLQDYIETGIPINADISQELLTNIFIPNTPLHDGAMIIREQKIATAASYLPLSDSQKISKSLGTRHRAAVGISEVSDAFTVVVSEETGSISVTIDGRLRKEISSETFRELLVELWFGSVQNRKDVK; this is translated from the coding sequence ATGCAGTTACCTGACATTTTTGGTGAATTAAGTGCCTTAAAAGTTATAACAGGTATACTTGATTTAATTATTGTATGGTATGTATTGTACTTAATCATAACGGTCGTTAAAGGTACAAAAGCGATACAACTATTAAAAGGTATATTTTTCATCATAATTGGTAGAACAGTAAGTAATTTTTTGAATTTGACGACTACTACGCTTTTATTTGATTTTGTATTGCAATGGGGATTTTTAGCAATCATTGTAATATTCCAACCAGAGTTTAGAAGAGCGTTGGAACAATTAGGGCGAGGAAGTCTATTTAAACGAGTAAATGTGGCGACATCAGCAGAACAAGAAAGGTTAACTGATAGTGTTGATAAAGCTGTTCAGTATATGGCTAAAAGAAGAATCGGTGCATTAATAGTATTCGAGAAAGAAACAGGACTTCAAGACTACATAGAAACAGGTATACCTATTAATGCTGATATTTCTCAAGAATTACTCACAAATATTTTTATTCCAAATACACCATTACATGATGGTGCGATGATCATACGTGAACAAAAAATTGCTACAGCAGCAAGTTATTTGCCGTTATCTGACAGTCAAAAAATTTCTAAAAGTTTAGGAACGCGTCATAGAGCAGCTGTGGGGATTTCAGAAGTATCAGATGCATTTACAGTTGTAGTATCAGAAGAAACAGGTTCAATATCTGTAACAATTGATGGTCGATTAAGAAAAGAAATTTCTAGTGAAACCTTTAGAGAGTTACTAGTTGAGCTTTGGTTTGGTTCTGTTCAAAACAGAAAGGATGTGAAGTAG
- a CDS encoding Mrp/NBP35 family ATP-binding protein, which produces MLSVEQVKELVGALHDPIVDVPLKETGGIVEVSIKEEKEHVSVKVAIAKLGGQPQLDLQMEIVDLLKENGAKTVGIRFDELSDEALEKFKGVMEEQTIEGLLSKDNPVEFIAVASGKGGVGKSTVAVNLAVSLAREGKKVGLVDADIYGFSAPDMMGIQEKPQVEGEQIIPVEREGVKVISMAFFVEENAPVIWRGPMLGKMITSFFTEVKWGELDYLILDLPPGTGDVALDVHTMLPSSKEIIVTTPHPTAAFVAARAGAMAKHTEHSILGVIENMSYFQSKETGNKEYVFGKGGGAKLAQELQTTLLGELPLSQPEWDENNFSPSIYKEHEDLGKVYSQIAKNIINITDED; this is translated from the coding sequence TTGTTATCAGTAGAACAGGTTAAAGAACTTGTGGGAGCGTTACATGATCCGATTGTAGATGTACCACTTAAAGAAACAGGCGGCATAGTTGAAGTTAGCATCAAAGAAGAAAAAGAACATGTGAGTGTCAAAGTTGCGATAGCTAAGCTTGGCGGACAACCACAACTTGATTTACAAATGGAAATTGTAGATCTATTAAAAGAAAATGGTGCGAAAACTGTAGGGATAAGATTTGATGAATTATCAGATGAAGCATTAGAAAAATTCAAAGGTGTTATGGAAGAACAAACGATAGAAGGACTATTATCTAAAGATAATCCAGTTGAATTTATTGCGGTTGCCTCAGGTAAAGGCGGTGTTGGTAAATCAACAGTAGCGGTTAACTTAGCAGTATCTCTTGCTAGAGAAGGTAAGAAAGTTGGACTTGTTGATGCTGATATTTATGGATTTAGTGCTCCGGATATGATGGGCATACAAGAGAAGCCACAAGTTGAAGGCGAACAAATTATTCCTGTTGAGCGTGAAGGCGTTAAAGTTATTTCTATGGCATTTTTCGTTGAAGAAAATGCACCTGTCATTTGGAGAGGTCCAATGTTAGGAAAAATGATCACAAGTTTCTTTACTGAAGTTAAATGGGGGGAATTAGATTACTTAATACTTGATTTACCACCAGGTACTGGTGATGTAGCTTTAGATGTACATACTATGTTACCTTCAAGTAAAGAAATTATTGTAACGACACCTCATCCTACTGCAGCATTTGTTGCAGCAAGAGCGGGTGCAATGGCTAAACATACTGAACATTCTATTTTAGGTGTAATCGAAAATATGTCTTATTTCCAAAGTAAAGAAACAGGAAATAAAGAATATGTATTCGGTAAAGGCGGCGGTGCTAAATTAGCACAGGAACTTCAAACGACGTTATTAGGTGAGCTTCCATTAAGTCAACCTGAGTGGGATGAAAATAACTTTTCACCTTCTATCTATAAAGAACATGAAGATTTAGGTAAAGTTTATAGTCAAATTGCTAAGAATATCATTAATATAACAGATGAAGATTAG
- a CDS encoding KinB-signaling pathway activation protein, with protein MTLKYLIQFYRNTLLIGVVVTYIASLIFGYDKVTKYLFAGEIGEFVAASIWFLVVGLLVATISQLAYFIYLFINQLGIGIFGKIWPHVQIIVTVFAIFDLVYFRFLRFGGTDQILSFIWLPIVVVIFAIITSNIKNKQSKKNLWIPSMFFMVVMTTVELIPFLKVEDTSWIYLTIFGLLLCNAYQLITLPKYNALSLEERKAKKSKLNKDSKSLKK; from the coding sequence GTGACTTTAAAATATTTAATTCAATTTTACAGAAATACACTGTTGATAGGTGTAGTTGTGACATACATTGCGTCACTTATCTTTGGATATGATAAAGTAACGAAATATTTATTTGCTGGAGAAATAGGTGAGTTTGTAGCAGCTTCAATATGGTTCTTAGTTGTAGGACTACTTGTAGCAACCATTAGTCAGCTTGCATATTTCATCTATTTATTCATTAATCAATTAGGCATAGGTATCTTTGGTAAGATATGGCCACATGTACAAATCATTGTAACAGTATTTGCTATATTTGATTTAGTGTATTTTAGATTTTTAAGATTTGGTGGAACAGATCAAATCTTATCATTTATTTGGTTACCGATAGTTGTCGTTATTTTTGCGATCATTACAAGTAATATAAAAAACAAACAATCTAAAAAGAATTTATGGATTCCATCTATGTTTTTCATGGTTGTAATGACGACAGTAGAACTTATACCATTTTTAAAAGTGGAAGATACGAGTTGGATTTATCTAACAATCTTTGGATTATTATTATGTAATGCTTATCAATTAATTACATTACCTAAATATAATGCGTTGTCTCTTGAAGAGAGAAAAGCCAAGAAATCAAAGTTGAATAAAGACAGTAAATCATTGAAGAAATGA